A single Xenopus laevis strain J_2021 chromosome 3S, Xenopus_laevis_v10.1, whole genome shotgun sequence DNA region contains:
- the snrnp27.S gene encoding U4/U6.U5 small nuclear ribonucleoprotein 27 kDa protein has protein sequence MGRSRSRSPERRRERRRSRSASRERERRRRERSRSRERRRSRSRSPHRRRSRSPRRHRSSSISPSRLKDRRDDDKKEPKESKGGGSKERQLAAEDLEGKTEEEIEMMKLMGFASFDSSKGKKTDGSVNAYAINVSQKRKYRQYMNRKGGFNRPLDFVA, from the exons ATGGGTCGCAGCCGAAGTAGGTCCCCTGAAAGGCGGAGAG AGCGCAGACGTTCCCGATCCGCTTCAAGAGAGCGAGAAAGGAGGAGGCGGGAACGATCTCGATCCAGAGAGAGACGTCGGAGTCGTTCACGATCCCCACACAGACGCCGTTCTAG GTCTCCCCGACGACACAGGTCTTCCTCCATTTCTCCTTCTAGACTGAAGGACAGACGAGATGATGATAAGAAAGAACCCAAGGAATCTAAAGGTGGAGGTTCTAAGGAACGACAGCTAGCAG CTGAAGATCTTGAAGGGAAAACCGAAGAGGAAATTGAAATGATGAAGTTAATGGGCTTTGCTTCATTTGATTCCTCCAAG gggaaaaaaacagatggatCTGTTAATGCATATGCCATAAATGTTTCTCAAAAGCGAAAATACAG GCAGTACATGAACAGAAAAGGAGGATTTAACAGACCCCTGGACTTCGTTGCTTAA